In a single window of the Lineus longissimus chromosome 4, tnLinLong1.2, whole genome shotgun sequence genome:
- the LOC135487071 gene encoding neo-calmodulin-like — translation MSTEREKGGQQCDTTDKHKLDCYKEAFALFDKDGNGHICSKELGEMMRCIGKNPTEREVKDLIREADADGNGTIDFNEFVAMVEEHWQLLDSEEEIIACFKYFDRNGNGYITASELKTVMTSVGERLTQAEADEMIREADLDMDGQVNYFEFAITLMDKTK, via the exons ATGTCCACGGAAAGGGAGAAG GGCGGTCAGCAATGTGACACTACGGACAAACACAAGCTAGATT GTTATAAGGAGGCATTCGCACTGTTCGACAAGGATGGCAATGGTCACATCTGTTCAAAAGAGCTTGGCGAGATGATGAGGTGTATTGGCAAGAACCCCACAgagagggaggtgaaggatttgATCAGAGAGGCGGACGCAGACG GTAATGGCACAATCGACTTCAACGAGTTTGTGGCCATGGTTGAGGAGCACTGGCAACTATTGGACTCAGAGGAAGAAATAATTGCGTGTTTTAAATACTTCGATCGCAATGGTAATGGTTACATCACGGCGTCTGAGCTGAAGACAGTCATGACCAGTGTTGGAGAACGCTTGACGCAGGCGGAGGCTGATGAGATGATACGGGAGGCTGATTTAGATATGGATGGGCAAGTCAACTATTTCG aaTTTGCCATCACTCTAATGGATAAAACGAAGTGA
- the LOC135487067 gene encoding TLC domain-containing protein 4-like: MFGYDVDTRYFPLIGISFLVFMSIYEKFAPYYSARWFSRYRSMTTKEKLQWDNKIGSTIHSVTVSTLFILCYLLEGEEFYKVKLWSESTIVKVNMCVVIGYMLADTSHMVGNSQYIGSTQFVVHHIVSIFPFLFVLTYRILNWHANFRMAAEISTFFINIRWFLDAPLQYSKTSNVYVASGIALTISFILTRIVNIPFYYYPVYSECSKYSCTPAMLFWMVAPCIVLDGLGLWWFRKVVVGFKKIIYEGWFKNVVLEKVMNGK; this comes from the exons ATGTTCGGGTACGATGTAGACACAAGGTACTTTCCACTCATTGGCATCTCCTTCTTGGTGTTCATGTCTATCTATGAGAAGTTTGCACCGTATTACTCTGCGCGGTGGTTCTCCAGGTACAGGAGTATGACCACCAAGGAAAAGTTGCAATGGGATAATAA GATTGGCTCCACTATCCATTCTGTGACTGTCAGCACGTTGTTTATTCTTTGCTACCTTTTAGAAGGAGAGGAGTTCTACAAGGTGAAGTTATG GAGCGAATCGACAATCGTGAAAGTAAATATGTGTGTTGTGATAGGATATATGTTGGCCG ATACCAGTCATATGGTTGGTAACAGTCAATATATTGGGAGCACCCAGTTTGTCGTTCATCATATAGTCTCCATCTTCCCATTTTTGTTTGTATTG ACCTATCGCATTCTTAATTGGCATGCAAATTTCCGAATGGCGGCTGAAATTTCGACATTCTTCATTAATATACG ATGGTTCCTGGATGCGCCTTTACAATATTCAAAGACCTCCAATGTCTACGTTGCCAGTGGCATCGCTCTCACCATCTCCTTCATCCTGACGCGGATCGTCAACATCCCGTTCTATTACTACCCAGTTTACTCGGAGTGCTCAAAATACTCCTGTACCCCAGCCATGTTATTTTGGATGGTCGCTCCGTGTATCGTCCTGGACGGATTAGGTCTCTGGTGGTTCAGAAAAGTGGTAGTTGGATTTAAGAAGATAATATACGAGGGCTGGTTTAAGAACGTGGTCTTAGAAAAAGTAATGAACGGAAAATGA